The following coding sequences lie in one Halorussus rarus genomic window:
- a CDS encoding MFS transporter gives MSTILGIGWATTQLGRQVLPPLLPTITQRLAITPSEAGLALTLMWGAYALVHYPGGRYSDELTRKTVLMAGLGVMVVGFAVLLTVFSYAPFLVGVTLVGIGAGLYFVPMRALLADLFVEQRGRALGINLAAGMAGSVLAAGLAIVALRVATWKAAFAPILVTMVVVAVSLQRRCRESYSLSWVDLELRESVRRVFGSWRIRQFVIAYSLWAFTFQAIINFLPTFLQANGFSSGLATMGFALFFVAATVVMPLAGNLGDDIGHVPVAVGGILLGVVGLIGMLLAPTVPTILLSIVVFSAGLMAYPPVMQAHLMDVFPTGDVGGDFGVFKTVYTAIGSLGPTYAGVVAERTGFAVAFGSTAGFLLLGAGFTIVVLNKGG, from the coding sequence ATGTCGACTATCCTCGGGATTGGGTGGGCGACGACGCAGCTCGGCCGGCAGGTGCTCCCGCCGCTACTCCCGACGATCACGCAACGACTGGCAATCACGCCCTCGGAGGCCGGACTCGCACTGACGCTCATGTGGGGAGCGTACGCGCTGGTGCACTATCCCGGCGGTCGGTACTCCGACGAACTGACGCGAAAGACCGTTCTGATGGCCGGACTCGGGGTGATGGTCGTCGGTTTCGCCGTCCTGCTGACCGTGTTCTCGTACGCCCCCTTCCTCGTGGGCGTCACGTTAGTCGGCATCGGTGCCGGACTCTACTTCGTACCGATGCGGGCCCTGCTGGCCGACCTCTTCGTCGAGCAACGGGGGAGGGCGTTGGGAATCAATCTCGCTGCCGGGATGGCCGGCAGCGTGCTGGCAGCGGGACTCGCTATCGTCGCGCTCCGCGTTGCAACCTGGAAGGCCGCGTTCGCTCCGATTCTCGTCACCATGGTCGTCGTCGCTGTTTCGTTGCAGCGCCGGTGTCGAGAATCCTACTCGCTCTCGTGGGTCGATCTCGAACTTCGGGAATCCGTCAGGCGGGTATTCGGGTCGTGGCGGATCCGCCAGTTCGTCATCGCGTACTCGCTGTGGGCGTTCACGTTCCAGGCAATCATCAACTTCCTGCCTACGTTCCTGCAGGCGAACGGCTTCTCGTCGGGCCTCGCGACGATGGGATTCGCACTGTTCTTCGTCGCGGCCACGGTGGTCATGCCGCTCGCCGGGAATCTCGGTGACGACATCGGTCACGTCCCCGTCGCTGTCGGGGGAATCCTGCTTGGCGTCGTCGGACTGATCGGGATGCTCCTCGCGCCGACCGTGCCGACGATACTGCTCTCGATTGTCGTCTTCTCGGCGGGGCTGATGGCCTATCCGCCGGTCATGCAGGCCCATCTTATGGACGTTTTCCCGACCGGAGACGTCGGCGGCGATTTCGGCGTCTTCAAAACCGTCTACACCGCAATCGGTAGCCTCGGTCCGACGTACGCAGGCGTAGTCGCCGAGCGAACCGGGTTCGCGGTCGCTTTCGGCAGCACCGCGGGCTTTCTCCTGCTCGGCGCGGGATTCACGATAGTGGTGTTGAACAAAGGCGGCTGA
- a CDS encoding HpcH/HpaI aldolase/citrate lyase family protein, which yields MVQRIRRSFLYTPGDKLELLEKAAGTNADALIFDFEDAVPRSRKEEARENARTVMSDVDFGEKEICVRINGLATPYWLADLEAAIEAGVHTIKLPMIESPQEVITVVEAANQLTDDLPEFIVTMESPEGIYSGAEIATTCRDIPQVTAMSFGIGDYCRTIGAPGTPTRVREFLSHLVTGYASIGGLQPTGTVHTDIDDDEGQREMAREFYELGYVGQAAIHPGQIDIINEEYTPDEDLVERARQLLDEYEAVETDSIVIDGVFLDTAIVERYRNILRRDEAIAGGD from the coding sequence ATGGTACAACGCATCAGACGCTCGTTTCTCTACACTCCGGGCGATAAGCTGGAGTTGCTGGAGAAGGCGGCCGGAACGAACGCGGACGCACTGATCTTCGACTTCGAGGACGCGGTCCCCCGGTCGCGGAAGGAGGAAGCACGCGAGAACGCCCGGACGGTGATGTCGGACGTGGATTTCGGCGAGAAGGAGATCTGCGTCCGGATCAACGGTCTGGCGACGCCGTACTGGCTGGCGGACCTCGAGGCCGCGATCGAGGCCGGGGTCCACACGATCAAGCTGCCGATGATCGAATCGCCCCAGGAAGTGATCACCGTCGTCGAGGCGGCGAACCAACTCACCGACGACCTTCCGGAGTTCATCGTCACGATGGAAAGTCCCGAGGGAATCTACTCAGGGGCGGAGATCGCCACTACCTGTCGGGACATCCCGCAGGTGACCGCGATGTCGTTCGGTATCGGCGACTACTGCCGGACGATCGGCGCTCCGGGGACGCCGACTCGAGTGCGGGAGTTCCTGAGCCACCTCGTCACGGGGTACGCCTCCATCGGCGGCCTCCAACCGACTGGGACTGTCCACACCGACATCGACGACGACGAGGGCCAGCGAGAGATGGCGAGGGAGTTCTACGAGCTAGGGTACGTCGGGCAGGCGGCGATCCACCCGGGTCAGATCGACATCATCAACGAGGAGTATACGCCGGACGAGGACCTCGTCGAACGGGCCAGACAATTGCTCGACGAGTACGAGGCGGTCGAGACCGACTCGATTGTAATCGACGGGGTGTTCCTCGACACGGCGATAGTCGAGCGATACCGGAACATCCTCCGGCGCGACGAGGCCATCGCCGGTGGCGACTGA
- a CDS encoding HpcH/HpaI aldolase/citrate lyase family protein, which produces MVQRIRRSFLFTPGDKPELLEKAAGTNADALIFDFEDAVPRSRKEEARENVQTVLSEVDFGEKEICVRINGLATPYWLADLEAAIEAGVHTIKLPMIESPQEVVTAVEAANQLTDDLPEFCVVMETPDGILSGKDIATTCRDVPQVTMLSFGLGDYCRTIGAPGVTPDSVRDFLSHLVTAYASIGDLQPLGAVHSDIDDLDGQRASAEQFYELGYVGQAAIHPDQIDIVNEAYTPGDDLVERARHLIDEYEAVETDSIVIDGVFLDTAVVERYRNILRRYEAVAGDG; this is translated from the coding sequence ATGGTACAACGCATCAGACGCTCGTTCCTGTTCACCCCGGGTGATAAGCCGGAGTTGCTGGAGAAGGCGGCCGGAACGAACGCGGACGCACTGATCTTCGACTTCGAGGACGCGGTCCCCCGGTCGCGGAAGGAGGAAGCACGCGAGAACGTCCAAACTGTCCTGTCGGAGGTCGACTTCGGCGAGAAGGAGATCTGCGTCCGGATCAACGGTCTGGCGACGCCGTACTGGCTGGCGGACCTCGAGGCCGCGATCGAGGCCGGGGTCCACACGATCAAGCTGCCGATGATCGAATCGCCCCAGGAAGTGGTCACTGCCGTCGAGGCGGCGAACCAACTCACCGACGACCTTCCGGAGTTCTGCGTCGTGATGGAGACGCCCGACGGGATTCTCTCGGGCAAGGACATCGCCACTACCTGCCGGGACGTTCCGCAGGTGACCATGCTCTCGTTCGGCCTCGGTGACTACTGCCGAACGATTGGCGCTCCGGGAGTCACCCCGGACAGCGTGCGGGATTTCCTGAGTCATCTCGTCACCGCCTACGCCTCGATCGGCGACCTCCAGCCGCTCGGAGCCGTCCACTCCGACATCGACGACCTCGATGGACAGCGAGCGAGCGCGGAGCAGTTCTACGAACTGGGGTACGTCGGGCAGGCAGCCATCCATCCGGACCAGATCGACATCGTCAACGAGGCGTACACGCCGGGCGACGACCTCGTCGAACGGGCGAGGCACCTGATCGACGAGTACGAGGCGGTCGAGACCGACTCGATTGTAATCGACGGGGTGTTCCTCGACACGGCAGTCGTCGAGCGATACCGGAACATCCTCCGGCGCTACGAGGCCGTCGCCGGAGACGGCTGA
- a CDS encoding MFS transporter: protein MGRRVERRLSVVALAIEHRPPGLIVTMFPNTTEIRAAIRRWWGLVYDDRTPVLATVAIGWLIILGMRFVVPAILPDVKGDLQIGNTMAGIAVSLLWVTYALMQFPSGIFIDRIGERSVIIGSLVVSGLGIVLFSVTPDVAAFLAACALFGLGTGLFGTPRVTIISRTYPENDGTALGLTFAAGSVGAALFPIAAAAISLRIGWRASFAVVLPLFALVMVGVLYVVPEGSDESAVDELSFHTVRRMKTALVRRPVLLAGGGMTIVVFSFQGLTAFLPIYLITEKGLAQSTAGLLYGLFFATGALIQPTAGYIADRYGDRNALVAITCLYTLGLLALPFATRIESLVALAVVLGTRSGIGPINNGYLVSVIPDDIRGAGYGLLRTTYMTVASTGSIAVGALSDAGWFDAAFLFLGTLTAVATVLYVVLPSRATA, encoded by the coding sequence GTGGGGAGACGCGTCGAGAGACGGCTGTCGGTCGTCGCACTGGCAATCGAGCACCGACCTCCCGGCTTGATCGTAACCATGTTCCCGAACACGACGGAGATACGTGCCGCCATCCGACGATGGTGGGGTCTCGTCTACGACGACCGTACACCCGTTCTGGCGACAGTCGCGATCGGCTGGCTCATCATCCTCGGAATGCGGTTCGTCGTGCCGGCGATACTCCCGGACGTCAAGGGGGACCTCCAGATCGGAAACACGATGGCGGGGATCGCCGTCTCCCTTCTCTGGGTCACGTACGCGCTCATGCAGTTCCCCTCGGGGATCTTCATCGACCGAATCGGAGAGCGGTCGGTCATAATCGGGAGCCTGGTGGTGAGCGGGCTCGGAATCGTTCTCTTCTCGGTCACGCCGGACGTCGCCGCGTTCCTCGCCGCCTGCGCCCTCTTCGGACTCGGTACGGGGTTGTTCGGGACGCCGCGGGTGACGATAATCTCCCGAACGTACCCGGAGAACGACGGGACCGCCCTCGGCCTGACGTTTGCAGCGGGCAGTGTGGGTGCAGCGCTGTTTCCGATAGCCGCGGCCGCCATCAGTCTTCGCATCGGCTGGCGGGCGAGCTTTGCGGTCGTGCTTCCGCTCTTCGCTCTCGTCATGGTCGGTGTGCTGTACGTCGTTCCGGAGGGGTCGGACGAGAGCGCAGTCGACGAGCTGTCCTTCCACACAGTCAGACGGATGAAGACTGCACTGGTCCGGCGTCCGGTCCTGCTGGCCGGCGGCGGGATGACGATCGTCGTGTTCAGTTTCCAGGGGCTCACCGCCTTCCTCCCGATCTACCTCATCACCGAGAAGGGGCTCGCGCAGAGCACCGCGGGGCTGTTGTACGGCCTCTTCTTCGCTACCGGCGCTCTGATCCAACCGACGGCGGGGTACATCGCCGACAGGTACGGTGACCGGAATGCACTCGTTGCGATCACGTGTCTGTACACGCTGGGACTCCTCGCACTCCCCTTCGCGACTCGAATCGAATCGCTCGTCGCCCTGGCCGTCGTCCTCGGGACGCGTTCGGGAATCGGCCCGATAAACAACGGGTACCTGGTGTCTGTCATCCCCGACGATATTCGGGGTGCAGGGTACGGCCTCCTCCGCACGACGTACATGACCGTCGCCTCGACGGGGTCGATCGCCGTCGGAGCGCTCTCGGACGCCGGATGGTTCGACGCCGCCTTCCTGTTCCTCGGAACGCTGACGGCCGTCGCAACCGTTCTCTACGTGGTTCTTCCGAGCAGAGCCACCGCCTGA
- the dgoD gene encoding galactonate dehydratase, which translates to MEITKLETHLVGNETDHAVDRWLFVRIHTDEGIVGTGEAGAWGYLEPCERAMETFGRYLVGKDPLRRDHHWQYLYRNAHFRGAVLMGALSAIDVALWDIAGKHFGVPVYQLLGGQCRDTARAYVHAFGETTEELAAECRAAKEAGFTAVGHLSPLLDEPREEPYFETHAGMITDAVDRVRTYREAVGNDVDLCIEIHRRLDPEQAIPLAKEIAQFHPFFYEDPVRPDNFDAMAKVADDIDVPIATGERLHTPYEFNMLLRRDAVQFVRPNLGLAGGFSQVKKIAGLAEANHVDVVPHNPLSPVSTAAGLQLAASIPNFGLQEFPFRPSKGEAPGEHLIESSLEWEDGYLRIPDEPGLGITVDEEALTEHGHEPRELVTRLHEDGSVVDQ; encoded by the coding sequence ATGGAAATCACGAAGCTAGAAACGCATCTCGTCGGAAACGAGACGGATCACGCTGTCGACCGCTGGCTGTTCGTGCGAATCCACACCGACGAGGGTATCGTCGGAACCGGCGAAGCGGGCGCCTGGGGCTACCTCGAGCCGTGCGAACGAGCGATGGAGACGTTCGGACGGTATCTCGTCGGCAAAGACCCGCTACGGCGAGACCACCACTGGCAGTACCTCTACCGGAACGCTCACTTCCGGGGGGCGGTCCTCATGGGCGCTCTCAGCGCCATCGACGTCGCGCTGTGGGACATCGCCGGGAAGCACTTCGGCGTCCCCGTCTACCAGTTGCTCGGCGGGCAGTGCCGGGACACGGCCCGCGCGTACGTCCACGCTTTCGGCGAGACCACCGAGGAACTCGCCGCGGAGTGTCGAGCGGCGAAGGAAGCGGGATTCACAGCCGTCGGCCATCTGTCGCCCCTGCTCGACGAACCCCGAGAGGAACCGTACTTCGAGACCCACGCGGGGATGATCACTGATGCCGTCGACAGGGTTCGGACGTATCGAGAGGCCGTGGGGAACGACGTGGACCTCTGCATCGAGATCCATCGGCGACTCGATCCCGAGCAGGCGATTCCGCTGGCGAAGGAGATCGCGCAGTTCCACCCGTTCTTCTACGAGGACCCGGTGCGGCCCGACAACTTCGACGCGATGGCGAAGGTGGCGGACGACATCGACGTCCCGATCGCGACCGGGGAGCGACTGCACACCCCTTACGAGTTCAACATGCTGCTCCGGCGGGATGCGGTCCAGTTCGTCCGTCCGAATCTCGGTCTGGCCGGCGGATTCAGTCAGGTGAAGAAAATCGCGGGACTCGCCGAAGCCAATCACGTCGACGTCGTCCCGCACAATCCGCTCAGTCCCGTCAGCACCGCGGCCGGTCTCCAGTTGGCTGCGTCGATCCCCAACTTCGGTCTCCAGGAGTTCCCCTTCCGACCGAGCAAGGGCGAGGCCCCCGGGGAGCACCTGATAGAGAGCTCCCTGGAGTGGGAAGACGGGTATCTCCGGATTCCGGACGAGCCCGGACTGGGTATCACGGTGGACGAGGAGGCGCTGACCGAACACGGACACGAACCGCGGGAGCTGGTTACGCGACTTCACGAGGACGGCTCCGTCGTCGATCAGTGA